From the genome of Neomonachus schauinslandi chromosome 5, ASM220157v2, whole genome shotgun sequence, one region includes:
- the LOC110570594 gene encoding translationally-controlled tumor protein-like produces MEGPEDKGTKTTVVTGVDMIMNHHLQETSFTKEPYKKYIKDSMESVKGKLEEQSPDRVKSFIAGVAEQIKHILANFKNYQFFIGENMNLDGMDALLDSVRMV; encoded by the coding sequence ATGGAAGGTCCCGAGGACAAAGGTACCAAAACTACAGTAGTCACAGGTGTTGATATGATCATGAACCATCACTTGCAGGAAACCAGCTTCACAAAAGAACCCTACAAGAAGTACATCAAAGATTCTATGGAATCAGTCAAAGGCAAACTTGAAGAACAGAGTCCAGATAGAGTAAAATCTTTTATTGCAGGGGTTGCAGAACAAATCAAGCACATCCTTGCTAATTTCAAAAACTACCAGTTCTTTATTGGTGAAAACATGAATCTAGATGGCATGGATGCTCTGTTGGACTCTGTGAGGATGGTGTGA